In one window of Burkholderia sp. NRF60-BP8 DNA:
- a CDS encoding helix-turn-helix domain-containing protein, which yields MLFQSRSHEDVHDHGLAIAGWHQVYRQMTPGRFKGTVTQVLYDDFHFFRETTNRRVAQTGLAPLGRTSLAVPLSVPLAGTFQGQPVDGYALLALRAGEDFEFHTPEGMGLVGISAASDMVDELCEAEFGAAAARRLRHVTRLSDAQGVALGMRLSALIDDAQRNPGCLEYAATRKMFRDAMLGMFLDALEQGIGVERRDITHATYSDIVSRCEKHLRERPEEPVTVLELCRALRCSRRTLQTSFQRVADVTPVGYLRTIRLNAVRRLLRTTPVQQLGVGEAAASWGFTHLGYFAREYRDLFGELPSQTLRPE from the coding sequence ATGCTGTTCCAGTCACGCTCGCACGAAGACGTGCACGATCACGGGCTCGCGATCGCGGGCTGGCATCAGGTCTATCGTCAGATGACGCCGGGCCGCTTCAAGGGCACCGTCACGCAGGTGCTGTACGACGATTTCCACTTCTTCCGCGAGACGACCAACCGGCGGGTCGCGCAAACGGGGCTCGCGCCGCTCGGGCGCACGTCGCTCGCGGTGCCGCTGTCCGTGCCGCTCGCGGGTACGTTCCAGGGGCAGCCGGTCGACGGCTATGCGCTGCTCGCGCTGCGCGCCGGCGAGGATTTCGAATTCCACACGCCGGAAGGGATGGGGCTCGTCGGGATCAGCGCCGCGTCCGACATGGTCGACGAGCTGTGCGAAGCCGAATTCGGCGCGGCCGCCGCGCGCAGGCTGCGGCACGTGACACGGCTGTCCGATGCGCAGGGCGTCGCGCTCGGCATGCGGTTGTCGGCGCTGATCGACGATGCCCAGCGCAACCCGGGCTGCCTCGAATACGCGGCCACCCGCAAGATGTTTCGCGACGCGATGCTCGGCATGTTCCTCGATGCGCTCGAACAGGGCATCGGCGTCGAGCGCCGCGACATCACGCACGCCACCTACAGCGATATCGTGAGCCGCTGCGAGAAGCATCTGCGCGAGCGGCCCGAAGAACCCGTCACCGTGCTCGAGCTGTGCCGCGCGCTGCGCTGCAGCCGCCGCACACTGCAAACGAGCTTTCAACGCGTGGCCGACGTCACGCCGGTCGGCTACCTGCGCACGATCCGGCTGAACGCGGTGCGTCGCCTGCTGCGCACGACGCCGGTGCAGCAGCTCGGCGTCGGCGAAGCCGCCGCGAGCTGGGGCTTCACGCATCTCGGCTATTTCGCGCGCGAGTATCGCGACCTGTTCGGCGAGCTGCCGTCGCAAACCTTGCGCCCCGAATGA
- a CDS encoding carbohydrate ABC transporter permease, producing the protein MTTRSAGISRARTGAAFGCAVPWALRIVALALLLLPCLWMAGAAFMPTLERLDHPLRIWPAAPTVEHFSSVWSNGIGAPLANSLLVGFGTTLLALALAFPAAYALVRLRFPARLDLLFLVLVLALKLMPPITIAVPLFALAKRLHLLDSTLGLMLAYQIYALPMAIWMLLAFVRDVPIEYEEAACIDGAGLARRLVQIVLPLCAPGLIATAIFVFIAAWNEFLIALLFVSTPSRFTLPLAIAGYVTENGIDWGDLMSAGLMASLPTLAVAGYVQRYLLRGFAGGLK; encoded by the coding sequence ATGACGACGCGATCGGCGGGCATATCTCGCGCGCGAACGGGCGCCGCATTCGGTTGCGCGGTGCCCTGGGCGCTGCGCATCGTCGCACTCGCGCTGTTGCTGCTGCCGTGCCTGTGGATGGCAGGTGCCGCCTTCATGCCGACGCTTGAACGCCTCGATCATCCGCTGCGGATCTGGCCGGCCGCGCCGACGGTCGAGCATTTTTCGTCGGTATGGTCCAACGGCATCGGCGCGCCGCTCGCCAATTCGCTGCTGGTCGGCTTCGGCACGACGCTGCTCGCGCTGGCGCTCGCGTTTCCGGCCGCGTATGCGCTCGTGCGGTTGCGATTTCCGGCGCGGCTCGACCTGCTGTTTTTGGTGCTCGTGCTGGCGTTGAAGCTGATGCCGCCGATCACGATCGCGGTGCCGCTGTTCGCGCTCGCGAAGCGGCTGCACCTGCTCGATTCGACGCTCGGCCTGATGCTCGCGTACCAGATCTACGCGTTGCCGATGGCGATCTGGATGCTCCTCGCGTTCGTGCGCGACGTGCCGATCGAATACGAGGAAGCGGCGTGCATCGATGGCGCGGGGCTCGCACGGCGGCTCGTGCAGATCGTGCTTCCGCTGTGCGCGCCGGGGCTGATCGCGACCGCGATCTTCGTGTTCATCGCGGCCTGGAACGAATTCCTGATCGCGCTGCTGTTCGTGTCGACGCCGAGCCGCTTCACGCTGCCGCTCGCGATTGCCGGCTACGTGACGGAGAACGGCATCGACTGGGGCGACCTGATGAGCGCGGGACTGATGGCGTCGCTGCCTACGCTCGCCGTGGCCGGCTATGTGCAGCGTTACCTGTTGCGCGGGTTCGCGGGCGGGTTGAAGTGA
- a CDS encoding DUF3156 family protein, whose amino-acid sequence MKAVLARWRAAPDASPPGHRPGAIAARVLADLRAVRDADGGVGGVTARLSNGVRVSIDECVERQFLMHTVGVKVTAAADGPAARGSARVRQTGWLRRTGIEAAPAPGCDPRFVDALAALIAEPALADALRPLHLTDCAIDARDGRWMLAIMPFGGSEVVNRMPSFRRYVRLIDEQAAALSAACLAFETALRRILRG is encoded by the coding sequence GTGAAGGCCGTGCTCGCCCGGTGGCGCGCGGCGCCCGATGCGTCGCCGCCCGGTCACCGCCCCGGCGCGATCGCCGCGCGCGTGCTCGCCGATCTGCGGGCCGTGCGCGATGCCGACGGCGGCGTCGGTGGCGTCACGGCGCGGCTGTCGAACGGCGTGCGCGTGAGCATCGACGAGTGCGTCGAGCGCCAGTTCCTGATGCATACGGTCGGCGTGAAGGTGACGGCAGCCGCCGACGGCCCGGCCGCGCGGGGCAGCGCGCGCGTGCGACAGACCGGCTGGCTGCGTCGCACCGGCATCGAGGCGGCGCCCGCGCCCGGATGCGACCCGCGCTTCGTCGACGCGCTGGCCGCATTGATCGCCGAGCCGGCGCTGGCCGACGCGCTGCGGCCGCTGCACCTGACCGACTGCGCGATCGACGCGCGCGATGGCCGCTGGATGCTCGCGATCATGCCGTTCGGCGGCAGCGAGGTCGTGAACCGGATGCCGTCGTTTCGCCGCTATGTCAGGCTGATCGACGAGCAGGCCGCCGCGCTGTCGGCGGCCTGTCTCGCGTTCGAAACCGCACTACGCAGGATTTTGCGAGGGTAA
- a CDS encoding ABC transporter substrate-binding protein, giving the protein MTLPSRLRALSAALALSFAAMHAVAADLVIAGRDDIYGKGLTDAVAGFNKLHPGTEIELLKLPNANLYQKLKLSMREGTGAYDLVMMDDTWAPEFIGNGWLKPLPASLADADLVPSAVALGRNAAGALYALPIVGNVEMFAYRKDLLAKYKLQPPRNWDDVLKIAQTVGGADKSVSGVVFRGTKGNPVVTGFLPILWAYGGDVFDHAGNVTIDSREAQAALKTFLALKAFAPKDVDVYGAAEVRDALQRGTAAQSIEVWPAWVSALDDPKQSRVVGQIALQPPPGQTAGPAPMLGIWQMGIPKDAPHAKLAQDFLAYLSARDTQTRLAGIGIPPTRRSVFNDPALVRQYRWYPDQLKALEAGRARPRVKDWQQVESILGDQLQLALTGQAAPDAALRQAQQKIAQATAASGK; this is encoded by the coding sequence ATGACCTTGCCGAGCCGCCTGCGCGCGCTGTCCGCCGCCCTTGCGCTGTCCTTCGCCGCCATGCACGCCGTGGCCGCCGATCTCGTCATCGCAGGCCGCGACGACATCTACGGCAAAGGGCTGACCGACGCCGTCGCCGGTTTCAACAAGCTGCATCCGGGCACCGAGATCGAACTGCTCAAGCTGCCGAACGCGAACCTGTACCAGAAGCTCAAGCTGTCGATGCGCGAAGGCACGGGCGCTTACGATCTCGTGATGATGGACGACACGTGGGCGCCCGAATTCATCGGCAACGGCTGGCTGAAGCCGCTGCCCGCGTCGCTCGCGGACGCCGATCTCGTGCCGTCCGCCGTCGCGCTCGGCCGCAATGCGGCCGGCGCGCTGTACGCGCTGCCGATCGTCGGCAACGTCGAGATGTTCGCGTACCGCAAGGATCTGCTCGCGAAGTACAAGCTGCAGCCGCCGCGCAACTGGGACGACGTGCTGAAGATCGCGCAGACCGTCGGCGGCGCGGACAAGAGCGTCTCGGGCGTCGTGTTCCGCGGCACGAAGGGCAATCCGGTCGTCACGGGGTTCCTGCCGATCCTGTGGGCGTACGGCGGCGACGTGTTCGACCATGCCGGCAACGTGACGATCGATTCGCGCGAAGCGCAGGCTGCACTGAAGACGTTCCTCGCGCTGAAGGCGTTCGCACCGAAGGACGTCGACGTGTACGGGGCGGCCGAAGTGCGCGACGCATTGCAGCGCGGCACGGCCGCGCAGTCGATCGAGGTATGGCCGGCGTGGGTGTCGGCGCTCGACGATCCGAAGCAGTCGCGCGTGGTCGGGCAGATCGCGCTGCAGCCGCCGCCGGGGCAGACCGCAGGCCCGGCGCCGATGCTCGGCATCTGGCAGATGGGCATTCCGAAGGACGCGCCGCACGCGAAGCTGGCGCAGGACTTCCTCGCTTACCTGAGCGCGCGCGATACGCAGACGCGCCTCGCCGGCATCGGCATTCCGCCGACTCGCCGCAGCGTCTTCAACGATCCGGCGCTGGTGCGTCAGTACCGCTGGTATCCCGATCAACTGAAGGCGCTCGAGGCGGGCCGCGCGCGGCCGCGCGTGAAGGACTGGCAGCAGGTCGAGAGCATTCTCGGCGATCAGTTGCAGCTCGCGTTGACGGGGCAGGCCGCGCCCGATGCCGCGCTGCGCCAGGCGCAGCAGAAGATCGCGCAGGCGACGGCCGCGTCCGGCAAGTGA
- a CDS encoding aspartate aminotransferase family protein has product MSYNEAKFWHPMLHPNEMKQRKPIRIVRGDGCYVFDEEGRKLVDGVAGLWNVNVGHNRQEVKDAIVRQLDELEYFQLFDGISHPRAEELSKKLIDMLEPEGMRRVLYSSGGSDSIETALKIARQYWKVRGQADRTKFISLKQGYHGTHFGGASVNGNTVFRRNYEPNLPGCFHVETPWPYRNPFTQDPDELGRICAEMLEREIQFQSPDTVAAFIAEPIQGAGGVIVPPANYWPLVREVCDRYGVLLIADEVVTGFGRSGSLFGSRGWGVRPDIMCLAKGISSGYVPLGATVVNARIEDAFAANADFGGAIMHGYTYAGHPVACAAAIASLDIVVKEDLPANAAKQGAYLLEALQPFAERFAAVGEARGKGLMLALDLVANKDTREPIDPLSGYANAVAEVARENGVLVRPVGTKIILSPPLVIQREQLDRIVDALAAGFEAVPFA; this is encoded by the coding sequence ATGAGCTACAACGAAGCGAAGTTCTGGCATCCGATGCTGCACCCGAACGAAATGAAACAGCGCAAGCCGATCCGTATCGTGCGCGGCGACGGCTGCTACGTGTTCGACGAGGAGGGGCGCAAGCTCGTCGACGGCGTCGCGGGCCTGTGGAACGTGAACGTCGGCCACAACCGCCAGGAAGTGAAGGACGCGATCGTGCGTCAGCTCGACGAGCTCGAATACTTCCAGCTGTTCGACGGCATTTCGCATCCGCGGGCCGAGGAGCTGTCGAAGAAGCTGATCGACATGCTCGAACCGGAAGGGATGCGCCGCGTGCTGTACAGCTCGGGCGGCTCCGATTCGATCGAGACCGCGCTGAAGATCGCCCGCCAGTACTGGAAGGTGCGCGGCCAGGCCGATCGCACGAAGTTCATTTCGCTGAAGCAGGGTTATCACGGCACGCATTTCGGCGGCGCGTCGGTGAACGGCAACACGGTGTTCCGCCGCAACTACGAACCGAACCTGCCCGGCTGCTTCCACGTCGAGACGCCGTGGCCGTACCGCAACCCGTTCACGCAGGACCCGGACGAACTCGGCCGGATCTGCGCGGAAATGCTCGAGCGCGAGATCCAGTTCCAGAGCCCGGACACCGTCGCCGCGTTCATCGCGGAGCCGATCCAGGGCGCGGGCGGCGTGATCGTGCCGCCGGCCAATTACTGGCCGCTGGTGCGCGAGGTGTGCGACCGCTACGGCGTGCTGCTGATCGCCGACGAAGTCGTGACGGGCTTCGGCCGCAGCGGCAGCCTGTTCGGCAGCCGCGGCTGGGGCGTGCGCCCGGACATCATGTGTCTCGCGAAGGGGATTTCGTCGGGCTACGTGCCGCTCGGCGCGACGGTCGTGAACGCGCGGATCGAGGACGCGTTCGCCGCGAATGCCGATTTCGGGGGAGCGATCATGCACGGCTACACGTACGCCGGCCACCCGGTCGCATGCGCGGCCGCGATCGCGAGCCTCGACATCGTCGTGAAGGAAGACCTGCCGGCGAACGCGGCGAAGCAGGGCGCGTATCTGCTCGAAGCGCTGCAGCCGTTCGCGGAGCGCTTCGCGGCGGTCGGCGAGGCGCGCGGCAAGGGGCTGATGCTCGCGCTCGATCTCGTCGCGAACAAGGACACGCGCGAGCCGATCGATCCGCTGTCGGGCTATGCGAACGCGGTCGCGGAAGTCGCGCGCGAGAACGGCGTGCTGGTGCGTCCGGTCGGCACGAAGATCATCCTGTCGCCGCCGCTCGTGATCCAGCGCGAACAGCTCGACCGGATCGTCGATGCGCTCGCGGCCGGCTTCGAGGCCGTACCGTTCGCATGA
- a CDS encoding APC family permease, giving the protein MSGWSGMTGAAGDTPAGSPAEAGGGAALKAGAVGFPTALASAAGLIMASPVILTATSGFGMGGWAFAVAMIVAFVMMQAQATTFSEAAAMLPTAGSVYDYLSCGLGRFWAITGTISAYFLVHVFAGTAETILSGIMALVNFESLNAAFEKHNSSWLVGVGLVITFAITNIVGIKVFSKLEIVLTAGMWLSLMIFGILGLAAAPAVHLDGWFGGSEVGTSIPTVLSLVGMAMFMFVGCEFVTPLAPEMKAPGRTIPRAMALGLVGVAICMFLYGAAIRRQVANVPVSPDGLTHLLDTPGAIPAFALQVLGPFGRVWFGIAFLCAGAATINTLMAGLPRILYGMAIDGALPRCFAYLHPRFKTPVVGIVASAIVPIFHAWLINGNLDSILHLVLAATCAWGTAYLLVTASVVMLRIRRPDLPRPYRSPLFPLPQIVSSVGIVLAIWYITPPGMNPRDIYVPFGAMLGLTALYALFWTLVVQRRHPFKPVPVEDVLRNEHVAP; this is encoded by the coding sequence ATGTCGGGATGGTCGGGAATGACCGGCGCCGCGGGCGATACGCCCGCCGGCTCGCCGGCTGAAGCGGGCGGCGGCGCCGCATTGAAGGCCGGTGCGGTCGGTTTCCCGACCGCGCTGGCGAGCGCCGCCGGCCTCATCATGGCGAGCCCGGTGATCCTCACCGCGACGTCGGGCTTCGGGATGGGCGGCTGGGCGTTCGCCGTCGCGATGATCGTCGCGTTCGTGATGATGCAGGCGCAGGCGACCACGTTCTCCGAAGCCGCCGCGATGCTGCCGACGGCCGGCTCGGTTTACGATTACCTGTCGTGCGGGCTCGGCCGCTTCTGGGCGATCACCGGCACGATTTCCGCGTATTTCCTCGTGCACGTGTTCGCCGGCACGGCGGAGACGATCCTGAGCGGCATCATGGCGCTCGTAAACTTCGAATCGCTGAACGCCGCGTTCGAGAAGCACAACAGTTCATGGCTCGTCGGCGTCGGCCTCGTGATCACGTTCGCGATCACCAACATCGTCGGCATCAAGGTGTTCAGCAAGCTCGAGATCGTGCTGACGGCAGGCATGTGGCTGTCGCTGATGATCTTCGGGATCCTCGGGCTCGCGGCCGCGCCGGCCGTGCATCTCGACGGCTGGTTCGGCGGCTCGGAAGTCGGCACGTCGATCCCGACCGTGCTGTCGCTGGTCGGGATGGCGATGTTCATGTTCGTCGGCTGCGAGTTCGTCACGCCGCTCGCGCCGGAAATGAAGGCGCCGGGCCGCACGATCCCGCGCGCGATGGCGCTCGGCCTCGTCGGCGTCGCGATCTGCATGTTCCTGTACGGCGCGGCGATCCGCCGCCAGGTCGCGAACGTGCCGGTGAGCCCCGACGGCCTCACGCACCTGCTCGACACGCCGGGTGCGATTCCCGCGTTCGCGCTGCAGGTGCTCGGGCCGTTCGGCCGCGTGTGGTTCGGCATCGCGTTCCTGTGCGCGGGCGCCGCGACGATCAACACGCTGATGGCCGGGCTGCCGCGCATCCTGTACGGGATGGCGATCGACGGCGCGCTGCCGCGCTGCTTCGCGTACCTGCATCCGCGTTTCAAGACGCCCGTGGTCGGCATCGTCGCGTCGGCGATCGTGCCGATCTTCCATGCGTGGCTGATCAACGGCAATCTCGACAGCATCCTGCATCTGGTGCTCGCCGCGACCTGCGCGTGGGGCACCGCGTACCTGCTCGTCACCGCGTCGGTCGTGATGCTGCGTATCCGCCGCCCGGACCTGCCGCGGCCGTACCGTTCGCCGCTGTTCCCGCTGCCGCAGATCGTGTCGAGCGTCGGTATCGTGCTCGCGATCTGGTACATCACGCCGCCCGGCATGAACCCGCGCGACATCTACGTGCCGTTCGGCGCGATGCTCGGGCTCACCGCGCTGTACGCGCTGTTCTGGACGCTCGTCGTGCAGCGCCGGCATCCGTTCAAGCCGGTGCCGGTCGAGGACGTGCTGCGCAACGAGCACGTCGCGCCGTGA
- a CDS encoding aldehyde dehydrogenase family protein, producing the protein MSNTNFVAVSDTVRIFVARDFGLFIDGAMQPAHAAARLDVYDPATGERLATVADADAHDVDRAVASAKHAFDARVWSGLRPADRERILLKLADLIEADAETLAQLETLNQGKSIHVSRAIEVGASVEYVRYMAGWATKITGQTLDVSIPFPPGARYTAYTRKEPVGVVAAIVPWNFPLMIAVWKLIPALAAGCTIVLKPSPETPLTALRLAELALDAGVPPGVFNVVTGGRVCGAALASHPSIAKISFTGSTATGKLVGAAAVQNMTRFSLELGGKNPIVMLDDVDVAQALDGVAAGAFFNQGQVCAAASRIYVHRSKFAPLAEGLAGVARSMKLGAGLDITAQINPLVSAHHRDKVVEHIEGARRAGLTFLAGGTPADDLPGYYVKPAVIADPHPDSAIVRDEVFGPVIVVVPFDDAADAVRLANASPYGLAASIWSNDLTRVMNLVPRIEAGTVWVNCHIPLDPSMPFGGYKQSGIGREFGQYAIEGFTETKSVCIAH; encoded by the coding sequence ATGAGCAACACGAACTTCGTCGCCGTCAGCGACACCGTGCGCATTTTCGTCGCGCGCGATTTCGGCCTCTTCATCGACGGTGCAATGCAGCCCGCGCACGCGGCCGCGCGGCTCGACGTGTACGACCCGGCCACGGGCGAGCGGCTCGCGACCGTCGCCGATGCGGACGCGCACGACGTCGACCGCGCGGTCGCGAGCGCGAAACACGCATTCGACGCGCGCGTGTGGAGCGGGCTGCGGCCGGCAGACCGCGAACGCATCCTGCTGAAACTCGCGGACCTGATCGAAGCCGATGCCGAAACGCTCGCGCAGCTCGAAACGCTGAACCAGGGCAAGTCGATTCACGTGTCGCGCGCGATCGAGGTCGGCGCGAGCGTCGAATACGTGCGCTACATGGCCGGCTGGGCGACCAAGATCACCGGCCAGACGCTCGACGTGTCGATCCCGTTCCCGCCCGGCGCGCGCTATACGGCCTATACGCGCAAGGAGCCCGTGGGCGTGGTCGCCGCGATCGTGCCGTGGAATTTCCCGCTGATGATCGCGGTGTGGAAGCTGATTCCCGCGCTCGCGGCCGGCTGCACGATCGTGCTGAAGCCGTCGCCGGAAACGCCGCTCACCGCGCTGCGCCTGGCCGAGCTCGCGCTCGACGCCGGCGTGCCGCCCGGTGTGTTCAATGTCGTCACGGGCGGGCGCGTCTGCGGCGCGGCGCTCGCGAGCCATCCGTCGATCGCGAAGATCTCGTTCACCGGGTCGACCGCGACCGGCAAGCTGGTCGGCGCGGCGGCCGTGCAGAACATGACGCGCTTCTCGCTCGAACTCGGCGGCAAGAACCCGATCGTGATGCTCGACGACGTCGACGTCGCGCAGGCGCTCGACGGGGTGGCCGCCGGCGCATTCTTCAACCAGGGGCAGGTATGCGCGGCCGCGTCGCGCATCTACGTGCATCGCAGCAAGTTCGCGCCGCTCGCGGAGGGCCTCGCGGGCGTCGCGCGGTCGATGAAGCTCGGCGCGGGCCTCGACATCACCGCGCAGATCAACCCGCTGGTCTCCGCGCACCATCGCGACAAGGTCGTCGAGCACATCGAAGGCGCGCGCCGCGCGGGTCTCACGTTCCTCGCGGGCGGCACGCCGGCCGACGATCTGCCCGGCTATTACGTGAAGCCGGCCGTGATCGCCGATCCGCATCCGGACAGCGCGATCGTGCGCGACGAGGTCTTCGGCCCGGTGATCGTCGTCGTGCCGTTCGACGACGCGGCCGACGCGGTGCGCCTCGCGAACGCGTCGCCGTACGGCCTCGCCGCGAGCATCTGGAGCAACGACCTGACACGCGTGATGAACCTGGTGCCGCGGATCGAGGCCGGCACCGTGTGGGTGAACTGCCATATCCCGCTCGATCCGTCGATGCCGTTCGGCGGCTACAAGCAATCGGGCATCGGCCGCGAATTCGGTCAGTACGCGATCGAAGGCTTCACCGAAACCAAATCCGTCTGCATCGCGCACTGA
- a CDS encoding porin yields MKNGRRLTAAAVMLGCVHAHAQTSGSVTLYGTVDTGIIYSTNQQFTRADGSTGGGHAWQMGGGNLVPSRFGFQGAEPLGGGLDAVFTLEQQFLSASGQALQGGTAFSRQAWVGLRQDGIGTLGLGRQYDSYTDMLGAYVSSNNWATPYGSHLGDVDNLNAAFNFNNAVKFTSADFNGLTFGGTFSFGGQAGDFSAKRGYAVAATYTRAPVAFSVGYLDLHQPLDAALGGASGYIGDFACSNAGAMYCLLQDAGSMRAFGAGGSVTFGAATLALTYTHTRLGDSRYFSSAAQPRTQAFTFDVGELNVTYMFTPALQGGVAYLFNAAHTDGRGTTRFHQINLGTNYSLSKRTALYAVAIGQIASGTGLGTDANGNAANYAQIPVLANSNSSRQLAVLAGIRVNF; encoded by the coding sequence ATGAAGAACGGACGACGACTGACCGCGGCCGCGGTCATGCTGGGTTGCGTGCACGCGCACGCGCAGACTTCGGGGAGCGTGACGCTGTACGGCACCGTGGACACCGGCATCATCTATTCGACCAACCAGCAGTTCACGCGCGCCGACGGCAGCACGGGCGGCGGCCATGCATGGCAGATGGGCGGCGGCAATCTCGTGCCGTCCCGCTTCGGCTTCCAGGGCGCCGAGCCGCTCGGCGGCGGCCTCGATGCGGTATTTACGCTCGAGCAGCAGTTCCTGTCGGCGAGCGGGCAGGCGCTGCAGGGCGGCACCGCATTCAGCCGGCAGGCATGGGTCGGGCTGCGCCAGGACGGGATCGGCACGCTCGGCCTCGGCCGGCAATACGACTCGTACACCGACATGCTCGGCGCGTACGTGTCGAGCAACAACTGGGCGACGCCGTACGGCTCGCATCTCGGCGACGTCGACAACCTGAATGCCGCCTTCAACTTCAACAACGCGGTGAAATTCACCAGCGCCGATTTCAACGGGCTCACGTTCGGCGGCACGTTCAGCTTCGGTGGGCAGGCCGGCGATTTTTCCGCGAAGCGCGGCTATGCGGTGGCCGCGACGTACACGCGTGCGCCGGTGGCGTTCTCGGTCGGCTACCTCGACCTGCATCAGCCGCTCGACGCGGCGCTCGGCGGCGCGAGCGGCTATATCGGCGATTTCGCGTGCAGCAACGCGGGCGCGATGTATTGCCTGCTGCAGGATGCCGGCTCGATGCGCGCATTCGGCGCGGGCGGGTCGGTCACGTTCGGCGCGGCGACGCTCGCGCTGACCTACACGCATACGCGCCTGGGCGACAGCCGCTATTTCTCGAGCGCCGCGCAGCCGCGCACGCAGGCGTTCACGTTCGACGTCGGCGAGCTGAACGTCACGTACATGTTCACGCCGGCGCTGCAAGGCGGCGTCGCGTACCTCTTCAACGCCGCGCATACGGACGGGCGCGGCACGACGCGGTTCCATCAGATCAATCTCGGCACGAACTACAGCCTGTCGAAGCGCACGGCGCTGTATGCGGTCGCGATCGGGCAGATCGCGAGCGGCACGGGGCTCGGCACCGACGCGAACGGCAACGCGGCGAACTATGCGCAGATTCCGGTGCTCGCGAACAGCAATTCGAGCCGGCAGCTGGCGGTGCTGGCCGGGATTCGCGTGAACTTCTGA
- a CDS encoding carbohydrate ABC transporter permease, with amino-acid sequence MRAFGRSLPFVALLGPALLVLAALALYPVAQVLIDSFCRVDYAAGRRAFAGLANYRAVLGDDAFAAGFGNTLRFTLVASLAEVALGFGLALLFVRAFPGRRIALPLAILPMMLSTLVCSAIWRNWLNFDGFLNALLAAFGVDGVRWLSDPHLALWSLALVDVWQWTPMAFLIVLAGLQSIPQELYEAARTDGASEWQCLRDITLPLAAPQIGLALLLRSIDTFKLFDKVYALTGGGPGNATQTLSTYIYDTGFRFFNVGPASAASVLMLAASALLVSGYVWQTVRKRRA; translated from the coding sequence ATGAGAGCGTTCGGCCGCAGCCTGCCGTTCGTCGCGCTGCTCGGGCCGGCGCTGCTGGTGCTCGCCGCGCTCGCGCTGTATCCGGTCGCGCAGGTGCTGATCGACTCGTTCTGCCGGGTCGATTACGCGGCCGGCCGCCGCGCGTTCGCGGGGCTCGCGAATTATCGCGCGGTGCTCGGCGACGATGCGTTTGCGGCCGGCTTCGGCAACACGCTGCGCTTCACGCTCGTCGCGTCGCTCGCCGAAGTCGCGCTGGGCTTCGGTCTCGCGCTGCTGTTCGTGCGCGCGTTTCCGGGGCGGCGTATCGCGCTGCCGCTCGCGATCCTGCCGATGATGCTGTCCACGCTCGTGTGCTCGGCGATCTGGCGCAACTGGCTGAACTTCGACGGTTTCCTCAACGCGCTGCTCGCGGCGTTCGGCGTCGACGGCGTGCGCTGGCTGTCCGATCCGCACCTCGCGCTGTGGTCGCTCGCGCTCGTCGACGTGTGGCAGTGGACGCCGATGGCGTTCCTGATCGTGCTGGCCGGGCTGCAGTCGATCCCGCAGGAACTGTACGAAGCCGCACGCACCGACGGCGCGAGCGAGTGGCAGTGCCTGCGCGACATCACGCTGCCGCTCGCGGCGCCGCAGATCGGCCTTGCGCTGCTGCTGCGCTCGATCGACACGTTCAAGCTGTTCGACAAGGTCTATGCACTGACGGGCGGCGGCCCCGGCAACGCGACGCAGACGCTGTCGACCTATATCTACGACACGGGCTTCCGCTTCTTCAACGTCGGGCCGGCGAGTGCCGCGTCGGTGCTGATGCTCGCGGCGTCCGCGCTGCTGGTCTCGGGGTACGTATGGCAGACGGTTCGCAAGCGGCGCGCATGA